In Hydra vulgaris chromosome 06, alternate assembly HydraT2T_AEP, a genomic segment contains:
- the LOC136081249 gene encoding uncharacterized protein LOC136081249: MGFYQPEQKKPRRTLMKHPITSLPCSSKRQPVEPLLTEKSIVTEFSSLSFNADVLSPILSDHTYSLSLPQLNYCTSCEYKSSLITSYVSKVNSLTNQLKKSKIKQTVKLKQKFSWRLVNNDKRMNFFTGISSIAIFNVIFGLLKPFLPSIRYWRGPKHSRSKVKQLKSISKCKLLSHKEEFLMTLMRLRLGLLNEDIADRFDISKALCSNIFTTFIRIIAYISEMLLLFGSQVKSVKDSVTWFDYKHHNTVKVLIGISPNGYITFQSKCYGGRASDKFITSDSGFYNLLERGDEVMADRGFQIRGELLFRYCSLSVPPGARVKSQMTATECKKTTDVANLRIHIEKAINRIKTFRILKNVLPISMLHHMDDIILSYAALCNLKPALIKK; the protein is encoded by the exons ATGGGTTTTTATCAACCTGAACAAAAAAAACCTAGAAGAACTTTAATGAAGCACCCAATCACTTCTTTACCATGTTCTAGTAAAAGGCAACCTGTAGAACCTTTGTTGACTGAAAAAAGTATTGTCACAGAGTTTTCAAGTCTTAGTTTTAATGCTGATGTTTTATCACCTATATTATCAGACCATACGTATTCATTGAGCTTACCACAACTTAACTATTGTACTTCATGTGAATACAAATCTTCACTTATCACCTCTTATGTTAGTAAGGTAAATAGCCTtactaatcaattaaaaaaatcaaaaataaaacaaacagtCAAGCTTAAACAAAAATTCTCTTGGAGATTAGTTAACAATGATAaaagaatgaacttttttaCTGGTATATCTTCGATTgctatttttaatgttatttttggtttgttaaaaccatttttacccTCCATTCGTTATTGGAGAGGCCCAAAACATTCACGTAGCAAAGTTAAACAACTAAAATCTATATCTAAATGTAAACTGTTATCACACAAAGAAGAATTTTTAATGACACTTATGAGGTTGCGCTTAGGTTTATTAAATGAAGATATTGCTGATCGTTTTGACATTTCAAAAGCTTTGTGTTCTAATATATTTACCacttttattagaattattGCTTATATCTCGGAAATGCTATTATTGTTTGGCTCCCAAGTTAAGTCAGTTAAGGACTCtg TGACTTGGTTTGATTACAAGCATCACAACACTGTCAAGGTATTAATTGGTATATCACCAAATGGGTACATAACGTTTCAATCTAAATGTTACGGTGGAAGAGCATcagataaatttattacaagtgACAGTGGTTTTTACAATCTGTTGGAAAGAGGCGACGAGGTGATGGCAGACAGAGGATTTCAAATAAGAGGAGAACTATTATTCCGTTATTGCAGTTTATCAGTTCCACCAGGTGCAAGAGTAAAGAGTCAAATGACTGCAACTGAATGCAAGAAGACTACTGATGTTGCGAACTTAAGAATTCACATTGAAAAGGCCATAAACcgaataaaaacttttcgaatcttaaaaaatgtattacccATTTCTATGCTTCATCATAtggatgatattattttatcgtATGCAGCTTTATGCAATTTAAAGcctgctttaataaaaaaataa
- the LOC136081250 gene encoding uncharacterized protein LOC136081250 has translation MVNCWNEDDWIKNIRMSKAAFNYLCKEVSPFMPIQGTNFRKSLPLEMKLAVTLYFLSGSADYRTIANLFGLGKSTVCTIVHRICKHFVDNLMKKYISLPSREETMEIIVSFEKLYGFPQVVGAVDGCHIRIKAPHKNSEDYINRKEYHSIILQGLVDSKYLFRDIFVGWTGKSHDSRVFKNSPLYKECLARTFLPTNLSKIIDNIEIGPLILGDSAYPLKNWLMKPYSDRGNLSIEEAKFNVSLSKCRVVVENGFGRLKGRFQCLLKRLDTTVEHTVNIVTTCCILHNFCTLTKQKYLNEWIEQTEIDLVNPILNHSCIELDNKAEFIRNSIKKHYFTTV, from the coding sequence ATGGTAAACTGTTGGAACGAAGATGATTGGATAAAAAACATAAGAATGTCTAAAGCAGCCTTTAATTATCTGTGCAAGGAAGTTTCACCTTTTATGCCTATACAAGGCACTAACTTTCGTAAATCTTTGCCTTTAGAAATGAAGTTAGCTGTGacactttactttttaagtgGATCTGCAGATTACCGAACAATAGCCAATTTATTTGGCTTAGGAAAATCAACTGTTTGTACAATAGTTCACagaatttgtaaacattttgttGATAACTTAATGAAGAAATACATTTCCTTACCCTCAAGGGAAGAAACAATGGAGATTATagtaagttttgaaaaattatatggTTTTCCACAAGTAGTTGGAGCAGTTGATGGATGTCACATAAGAATAAAGGCTCCTCATAAAAATTCAGAGGACTATATAAACAGAAAAGAATATCACTCCATTATTTTACAGGGATTGGTAGACAGCAAGTATTTATTTAGAGATATTTTTGTAGGGTGGACTGGCAAATCACACGATTCaagggtttttaaaaattctcccTTATATAAAGAGTGTCTGGCTAGAACCTTTTTACCtacaaacttatctaaaataattgataatattgaaattggTCCTCTTATCCTTGGTGATTCAGCATATCCCCTTAAAAATTGGCTTATGAAACCTTACTCAGATCGTGGAAATCTTAGTATAGAAGAAGCAAAGTTTAACGTTTCTCTTAGTAAATGTCGTGTGGTGGTGGAGAATGGATTTGGAAGATTAAAAGGTCGATTTCAATGTCTTTTAAAGAGATTAGATACAACAGTTGAACACACAGTCAATATTGTTACAACATGTTGTATACTACATAACTTCTGTACTTTGACAaagcaaaagtatttaaatgaaTGGATTGAACAAACAGAAATTGACTTAGTAAACCCTATATTAAACCACAGTTGCATTGAACTTGACAATAAAGCTGAGTTTATTAGAAAttccataaaaaaacattattttacaacTGTTTAg
- the LOC136081702 gene encoding uncharacterized protein LOC136081702, protein MAEEKAVAEEKVKSRKRARHWDDEETKILISKWSEDNIQEKLKSCTRKGKIWEEILLFLQASEYEDRDKEMCKTRIHTLTSAYRNYIDNKRNTSGTGPSKKPSCFDEIDKVLSDKPTTLPTFLKSSSGMNVIIEKTAEVNNFNNCVNELVNCEHIDIETTPSSSKSEEWVKKDNSFYFKKSKKKKSRSEVMFEQLNATVNKFMTSQADIDHKILESILENHKQEESCVILKVRQVEDLYFIEIELSLADLTLEKVTCTIKEEFSVQDNASLLITKLPNVLIRNDKDVKRLKSGTEIEFLIMIKKM, encoded by the exons ATGGCGGAGGAAAAAGCTGTTGCTGaagaaaaagttaaatctaGAAAGAGAGCTAGACATTGGGATGATGAGgaaacaaaaatactaattagtAAATGGTCAGAAGATAATATCCAAGAAAAGTTGAAGTCATGCACAag aAAAGGAAAAATTTGGGAGGAAATTTTGCTATTCTTGCAAGCTTCTGAATATGAAGACAGAGATAAAGAGATGTGTAAAACAAGAATTCACACATTGACAAGTGCATATCGcaattatattgataataaacgAAATACAAGTGGGACTGGTCCTTCCAAAAAACCATCCTGCTTTGATGAAATTGATAAGGTTCTTAGTGACAAACCAACCACATTaccaacttttttgaaaagttcCTCAGGCAtgaatgttattattgaaaaaactgcagaagtgaataattttaataattgtgtTAATGAGTTAGTAAACTGTGAACATATAGACATTGAAACTACTCCGTCAAGTTCTAAATCTGAAGAGTGggtaaaaaaagataatagtttttactttaaaaaatccaaaaagaaaaaatcaagaagTGAGGTAATGTTTGAACAATTAAATGCCactgttaataaatttatgaccTCTCAGGCTGATattgatcataaaattttagaaagtatTTTAGAAAACCACAAACAAGAAGAATCATGTGTTATATTAAAAGTTCGTCAAGTtgaagatttatattttattgaaatagaaCTTTCATTGGCAGATTTGACACTAGAAAAAGTTACTTGCACAATAAAAGAGGAATTTTCAGTTCAAGATAATGCATCTTTATTGATTACCAAGTTACCAAATGTACTTATCCGAAATGATAAGGATGTTAAACGTCTTAAAAGTGGGACTGAGATAGAGtttttaattatgattaaaaaaatgtga
- the LOC136080978 gene encoding uncharacterized protein LOC136080978, which translates to MLWKKKKKSIDSEIENCDVINITFAGKELAVKCFIELTMVDGKIQTILSNMTNSTQCCPVCGLSPKNMNNLEKVMNLDTNNLEFKYGLSSLHAWIHFFELILHVGYKKETGKWQARAVADKLTVEQVKCRIQIDFMNQLGLVVDFPKSGGSGTSNDGNTSRRAFANYKLTAEILKVDETLIYYFYIILVTLSSGYEIDTIEFKVFCITALKLYISNYSWYYMSQSVHKILVHGHAIIERQFLPIRIMSEDALEARNKDFKNFREHFSRKASRKDTNQDLINRLLVSSDPVITSLRKLKLNNNQSLHKFPSEVLELLKESAP; encoded by the exons ATGTTGtggaagaagaaaaaaaaatctattgattCCGAAATTGAGAACTGTGATGTTATTAACATTACTTTTGCTGGGAAAGAATTAgctgtaaaatgttttattgagcTGACCATGGTAGATGGtaaaattcaaacaattttatcaaatatgaCAAACTCGACACAGTGTTGTCCAGTTTGTGGTTTATCTCcaaaaaacatgaataactTGGAGAAAGTTATGAATTTAGACACCAATAATTTAGAGTTTAAATATGGTTTATCTAGTTTACACGCTTGGATACACTTTTTTGAACTAATACTTCATGTTGGATATAAAAAGGAAACCGGAAAATGGCAGGCTAGAGCCGTAGCTGATAAATTAACGGTAGAGCAAGTAAAGTGCCGAATTCAGATTGATTTTATGAACCAATTAGGATTGGTTGTGGATTTTCCGAAAAGTGGAGGTTCGG gtACTAGTAACGACGGAAATACTTCCCGCAGAGCTTTTGCCAACTATAAATTAACCGCCGAGATATTAAAAGTTGATGAAActcttatatattatttttatattattttagtcaCTTTGTCATCAGGATATGAAATAGATACTAtagagtttaaagttttttgcataACCGctctaaaactttatatatcCAATTACTCATGGTACTATATGTCACAATCTGTCcacaaaattttagttcatggtCATGCTATAATTGAAAGACAATTTCTACCAATCAGAATAATGTCTGAAGATGCCCTTGAGGCGCGAAATAAAGACTTCAAGAACTTTCGGGAACATTTTAGCAGAAAGGCTTCAAGGAAAGATACAAACCAAGATTTGATTAATAGGCTTCTTGTATCCAGTGATCCCGTTATAACATCTCTTAgaaaactaaagttaaataaCAATCAAAGTTTGCATAAATTTCCCAGTGAAGTTCTAGAGTTGTTGAAAGAATCAGCTCCGTAA
- the LOC136081251 gene encoding uncharacterized protein LOC136081251 yields the protein MDYDIVCSMKVEELKSYLRLRGLKISGKKETLAARVYCAMENNVMPIKTAEEVEHDINTEYKKKLFINGVELPDPFKLSNGWLSEDEGLTCWPILLYPDIHNYLLFNSAEIASKDLSNYKTCKTYSYFKCGWLEPLFYHQVGIESEYCYLKGNCRKSEKINDPFHKLWIIFNKKTAKIVSAHCTCLAGLSQTCNHVAATLFRIEAAVRN from the coding sequence ATGGATTATGATATAGTATGTAGTATGAAAGTTGAAGAATTGAAGTCTTATTTACGTCTTCGTGGCTTGAAGATATCTGGAAAGAAAGAAACTCTTGCAGCTCGAGTATATTGTGCAATGGAAAATAATGTTATGCCTATTAAAACAGCTGAAGAGGTGGAACATGATATAAATACtgagtacaaaaaaaaactttttattaacggTGTTGAATTACCTGATCCTTTTAAGCTCAGTAATGGCTGGTTATCAGAAGACGAAGGCCTAACTTGTTGGCCAATATTATTATATCCTGATATacacaattatttattatttaactctGCTGAAATAGCCAGTAAAGACTTAAGTAACTACAAAACGTGTAAAACCTATAGTTACTTTAAATGTGGCTGGCTTGAACCTTTATTTTACCATCAAGTTGGAATAGAAAGTGAATACTGTTATTTAAAAGGGAACTGTAggaaatctgaaaaaattaatgatccCTTTCACAAGCTatggattatttttaataaaaaaactgctaaaataGTTTCTGCACATTGTACTTGTCTAGCTGGTTTATCGCAGACATGTAATCATGTTGCTGCAACCCTCTTTCGAATTGAGGCTGCTGTTAGAAATTGA